From Pleurocapsa minor HA4230-MV1, the proteins below share one genomic window:
- a CDS encoding alpha/beta hydrolase, with translation MKRRELFMVLGVAGEIALTNHVNASVQTPTITKQFVTVYGQKLRYLAAGDVNRPTIVILHGLISEASDWLPNIKVLSQQFHVIALDLPGCGQSDKPSINYRIGTFVDYLHGFLQTLDRDRFSLIGHSLGAIIAINFALTYPDKIDKLVNVSGGFGYALPDVDPQMLGFTPGSLKLLNPSTQAQVRQLLALALYDQEIAQAEETVNYVFTVASNSGYVNEQVVELFKQGEDTLDGKLSALNHPTLILWGRQDKLTPVSLGDRFQAELPNSQLIVFEECAHNPYAEQLERFNLKVLRFLSE, from the coding sequence ATGAAGCGACGAGAATTATTTATGGTTTTAGGAGTTGCAGGAGAGATCGCCCTTACTAATCACGTTAATGCATCTGTGCAAACGCCAACTATTACCAAACAGTTTGTTACAGTTTATGGGCAGAAACTACGCTATTTGGCAGCAGGGGATGTAAATAGACCAACGATCGTAATTTTACATGGTCTTATCAGCGAGGCATCAGATTGGTTGCCGAATATTAAGGTATTATCACAGCAATTTCACGTTATCGCCCTCGATTTACCTGGTTGTGGTCAGTCAGATAAACCATCCATCAATTATCGCATTGGCACTTTCGTAGATTATCTTCATGGCTTTTTGCAAACACTCGATCGCGATCGCTTTTCTTTAATCGGTCACTCTTTGGGAGCGATAATTGCCATAAATTTTGCCTTAACTTATCCCGACAAAATAGACAAGTTGGTAAATGTTAGCGGTGGTTTTGGCTATGCTCTTCCAGATGTCGATCCGCAAATGCTTGGTTTTACTCCAGGTTCATTAAAACTGCTCAACCCATCAACTCAGGCACAAGTGCGTCAACTTCTCGCGTTGGCTTTATATGACCAAGAAATTGCCCAAGCCGAGGAAACTGTCAATTATGTATTTACAGTCGCTAGTAACTCTGGTTATGTCAATGAACAAGTAGTTGAGTTGTTCAAGCAGGGTGAAGATACTCTTGATGGTAAATTATCGGCACTCAATCATCCCACGCTTATCTTGTGGGGAAGACAGGATAAGTTAACTCCAGTGAGTTTGGGCGATCGCTTTCAGGCTGAATTACCTAATTCTCAGCTAATAGTATTTGAAGAATGCGCCCATAATCCCTATGCTGAACAGTTGGAAAGGTTTAATCTAAAGGTACTGCGTTTTCTAAGTGAATAA
- the bioB gene encoding biotin synthase BioB, with the protein MTNLDYSAIAELSLSGGLIDRPTAKSILNAPDLVLLEQLSAAYKVRHHYWSNRVRLHFLLNAQSGLCPEDCNYCSQSKISTAEIEKYPLIAQEKILQAADRAASLQAGTFCMAISGRSPSESVFNQVLAAFEAVKSKHDLKICACLGLLSEDQTQRLAAVGVDRVNHNLNTSANHHENICSTHTFSDRVATLKNVQKAGITTCSGGILGMNESDEDIIDLAYSLRELNVTSVPINFLIPIEGTPLSEVNQLNPRRCLKILNLFRFILPQQEIRIAGGREVHLRSLQVMGLYPANSIFVGDYLTTVGQSASNDLAMIRDAGFVLENPDGSVLATEEQVNLNVEFKQSALSRD; encoded by the coding sequence ATGACGAATCTTGACTATAGTGCCATAGCTGAACTTTCCTTATCAGGAGGATTAATCGATCGCCCTACGGCTAAAAGTATTTTAAATGCACCCGATTTGGTGCTGCTAGAACAGTTGTCCGCAGCTTACAAAGTGCGTCATCATTATTGGTCTAATCGCGTCAGGCTCCATTTTTTACTCAATGCTCAAAGTGGCTTGTGTCCCGAAGATTGTAACTATTGTTCTCAGTCGAAAATCTCTACGGCAGAAATTGAGAAATATCCTTTGATTGCTCAAGAAAAGATCCTTCAAGCAGCAGATCGAGCAGCTAGTTTGCAAGCAGGTACATTCTGTATGGCAATTTCAGGGCGATCGCCTTCGGAATCGGTGTTTAACCAGGTTTTAGCAGCTTTTGAGGCGGTTAAGAGCAAACACGATCTAAAAATCTGTGCTTGTTTGGGATTATTGAGTGAAGATCAAACCCAGCGTTTGGCAGCAGTCGGCGTAGATAGGGTTAACCATAACTTGAACACTTCAGCCAATCATCACGAGAATATCTGTAGTACTCACACCTTTAGCGATCGCGTGGCAACCCTTAAAAATGTCCAAAAAGCAGGCATTACAACCTGTTCGGGGGGAATATTGGGCATGAATGAAAGCGATGAAGATATTATTGACTTGGCTTATTCCTTGCGGGAATTGAACGTTACCAGCGTACCGATTAACTTTTTGATTCCCATTGAAGGGACACCTTTATCTGAAGTTAATCAACTGAATCCCCGTCGTTGTCTAAAGATTTTAAATCTATTCCGCTTTATCTTACCCCAGCAAGAAATTAGAATTGCTGGAGGCAGAGAAGTACATTTGCGATCGCTTCAGGTAATGGGCTTATATCCTGCTAATTCCATCTTTGTCGGCGATTATCTGACGACCGTAGGACAATCTGCCAGTAACGATTTAGCCATGATCCGCGATGCTGGATTTGTCTTAGAAAACCCCGATGGTTCGGTATTAGCCACGGAAGAACAAGTAAATTTAAACGTCGAGTTTAAGCAATCGGCATTATCTAGGGATTAA
- a CDS encoding class I SAM-dependent methyltransferase codes for MKSEYIFANTQFESELTRLQMIEKIFDPASRRQILATGITSGWQCLEIGAGAGSMMRWLSEIVGTAGKVTAVDLDTRFIQATQLPNVEVIEADINQVNFVNSFDLIHIRNVLIHLKDPAVLTKIAKLLKPQGWLIIKEPDFSAARCISGTPHQQQSVEKVNQAICQMLINQGKDYALGIKLPSLLQQLGFQHLQVENAVPIVEGNSNIATMMKLSALHLADTYIATGKATQTDIQTYCQFAEEQTAWGIYLATVSVMAQKLTTEQS; via the coding sequence ATGAAATCAGAATATATTTTTGCCAATACTCAATTCGAGTCGGAGTTAACCAGATTACAGATGATCGAAAAAATATTCGATCCCGCAAGTCGTCGTCAAATCTTGGCGACAGGTATAACTAGCGGTTGGCAATGTCTCGAAATTGGAGCAGGTGCAGGATCGATGATGCGCTGGCTTTCAGAAATAGTAGGCACAGCAGGCAAAGTGACGGCAGTGGATCTCGATACTCGTTTTATCCAAGCTACTCAGCTACCAAATGTTGAGGTAATTGAGGCTGATATTAACCAAGTTAATTTTGTGAACTCATTTGACTTGATCCATATTCGTAATGTCTTAATTCACCTAAAAGATCCAGCTGTGTTAACTAAGATCGCCAAGTTACTTAAGCCTCAAGGCTGGCTGATCATCAAAGAACCTGATTTTTCTGCTGCTAGATGTATTTCGGGAACTCCACACCAACAGCAATCAGTAGAGAAGGTAAATCAAGCTATTTGCCAGATGCTTATCAATCAAGGAAAAGATTATGCCCTGGGAATTAAGCTACCATCTCTTTTACAACAACTAGGCTTCCAGCATCTACAGGTAGAAAACGCTGTTCCCATAGTTGAGGGAAATTCAAATATTGCTACGATGATGAAACTTTCGGCGCTGCACTTAGCTGACACATATATTGCGACAGGAAAAGCAACTCAAACAGATATTCAAACCTACTGTCAATTTGCCGAAGAACAAACTGCTTGGGGTATTTACTTAGCAACAGTATCAGTTATGGCTCAAAAACTAACAACTGAGCAAAGTTAA
- a CDS encoding ATP synthase subunit I — protein sequence MSQATSWQQTLNICRLLIKDKQFQRLSGQALCLMVFALLWWMNWKLFLSTSMGIGAMSACYLAQNSHWQSYCRQWRNFFVGSNRQLSLAVGTGASAAFCTYLAASIWADADNQWLATGNILQGFVSLTTLICLLWSLRGKKASSLEAKLDQLLIDLSDRDRLKRLVAIRQLTRLLINNRLSAEHYEQSIEYYRLMLSEPQPAVIKDALLESLDLLGAAKILEPRSVIKIPLQFKHSPKPVLDNRS from the coding sequence GTGTCTCAAGCAACTAGCTGGCAACAAACGCTAAATATCTGTAGATTATTGATCAAAGACAAGCAGTTTCAACGCTTAAGTGGGCAAGCACTCTGCCTAATGGTTTTTGCTCTTTTATGGTGGATGAACTGGAAGCTATTCCTCTCTACCAGCATGGGCATTGGTGCTATGTCAGCCTGCTATCTCGCCCAAAATTCTCACTGGCAAAGCTATTGTCGGCAATGGCGTAATTTTTTTGTTGGTTCTAATCGCCAGCTAAGTTTAGCAGTGGGTACTGGAGCGTCGGCTGCTTTTTGTACTTACCTGGCTGCTTCTATTTGGGCTGATGCAGACAATCAATGGTTAGCCACAGGCAATATTCTTCAAGGTTTTGTGAGCCTAACTACGCTAATCTGTTTACTCTGGTCTTTACGGGGTAAAAAAGCAAGTTCTCTGGAAGCTAAATTAGACCAGTTACTGATTGATTTAAGCGATCGCGATCGCCTCAAGCGTTTAGTAGCCATTAGACAATTAACCCGTCTTTTAATTAATAATCGTTTATCCGCCGAGCATTACGAGCAGTCAATTGAATATTATCGTCTGATGTTATCTGAGCCTCAACCAGCAGTGATTAAAGATGCTCTATTAGAAAGTCTCGATCTTTTAGGAGCAGCCAAAATATTAGAACCACGTTCAGTCATCAAAATTCCCCTTCAGTTCAAACATTCCCCTAAACCAGTGTTAGATAATCGCTCCTAG
- a CDS encoding FkbM family methyltransferase — protein MNGIVKPLIFEPIRHVHKLLTEPNYLNYNKLYSQLNRYQRYQECKVKLKQKELIIPDAASFLSAYKEIFLNQIYKFKADNTSLKILDLGANIGLSIIFFHELYPNAEIVALEADPKVFSYLQSNINSQDYPNVKLINKAVWYENSLLNFASEGADSGQIDYGNHNHNTVEVEAVDIAELLLNQAFDFIKMDIEGAEEFVLPRCKGLLDSVNHFFIEYHSKVGQKQNLNEIVNFLSQEGFRLYMENPFEKLTPFLGLDSYAGFDFQLNIYAWKEERHLLQSSPV, from the coding sequence ATGAATGGAATAGTAAAGCCATTAATTTTTGAGCCGATTAGACATGTACATAAATTATTAACTGAACCCAATTATTTAAACTATAATAAGTTATATTCGCAGCTTAATCGCTATCAAAGATATCAAGAATGTAAGGTTAAATTAAAACAGAAAGAGCTTATAATTCCCGACGCAGCTTCTTTTTTATCAGCATATAAAGAAATTTTTCTCAACCAAATATACAAATTTAAAGCTGATAATACTTCACTTAAAATATTAGATTTAGGTGCGAATATTGGCTTGAGTATTATCTTTTTTCACGAGCTATATCCAAATGCAGAAATAGTAGCATTAGAAGCAGATCCTAAAGTATTTAGCTACTTACAAAGCAATATTAACAGTCAAGATTACCCCAACGTTAAACTGATCAACAAAGCAGTTTGGTACGAAAATTCTTTGCTCAATTTTGCTTCTGAGGGAGCAGATAGCGGTCAGATTGATTATGGTAATCACAATCACAATACAGTGGAAGTTGAGGCAGTTGATATTGCTGAATTGCTCTTAAACCAAGCATTTGACTTTATTAAAATGGATATTGAAGGAGCAGAAGAGTTTGTGCTTCCTCGATGCAAAGGTTTACTAGATTCGGTCAATCACTTTTTTATTGAATATCATTCTAAAGTTGGACAAAAGCAAAACTTAAACGAGATTGTCAATTTTCTGTCTCAAGAAGGATTTCGACTATATATGGAAAATCCTTTTGAAAAACTAACTCCTTTTCTTGGCTTAGATTCCTATGCGGGATTTGATTTTCAACTCAATATTTATGCCTGGAAAGAAGAGAGGCATCTTCTTCAATCCTCGCCAGTCTAA
- a CDS encoding DUF4079 domain-containing protein, whose protein sequence is MRMSIRSSIEPIANWFNSLGTPEPIVHWGHPVMMGIVVFAMGSAAAWAGWRGRTLATTNTEVAIKNKADHRKIAPLMYIFLLLGYTGGVMSLVMQGQPILESPHFVTGTVVISLLTINAIIAATGFIGNKATARTVHAYVGSTALLILVAHAVLGLKLGLSIG, encoded by the coding sequence ATCAGAATGAGTATTAGGTCTTCAATCGAGCCGATCGCCAATTGGTTTAATAGTTTAGGCACTCCAGAACCGATTGTTCATTGGGGACATCCTGTGATGATGGGTATTGTCGTCTTTGCTATGGGCAGTGCAGCAGCTTGGGCGGGATGGCGTGGTAGAACTTTGGCAACTACGAATACGGAAGTAGCAATTAAAAATAAAGCCGATCATCGTAAAATTGCGCCTTTAATGTATATCTTTTTGCTTCTAGGCTATACAGGTGGGGTAATGTCACTAGTGATGCAGGGACAACCTATTTTAGAAAGTCCTCACTTCGTGACAGGTACAGTTGTCATCTCGTTGCTGACGATTAATGCCATCATTGCTGCGACAGGTTTTATCGGCAATAAAGCAACTGCTAGAACAGTACATGCTTATGTGGGTAGTACTGCCTTATTAATTCTTGTCGCCCACGCTGTCTTGGGTTTGAAACTGGGTTTATCTATTGGCTAG
- a CDS encoding EAL domain-containing protein, giving the protein MLGQLHKSRSEKTPIDPSLDTQILSKLIPNPIYTDNSVRLGKGVVGGKIFDGEYHVRQGVELAHKILQGAKPDEIGPFFTVKNRWIFDYRQLLKRNIKLELLPQNSELLYVETPVYVKYRSLILLAGLTLLASFITIVLLIRRGRKRELANQVLQENEQRYKDLAEAGANVFWELDKHLKYSYISGSTEDLCGLDPSAMKGHYPPQLHQSNARLDVDWEMFERITKTRQPFKDFTFSLQDRNQGIRIFKINGSPLFDAKHNFLGYRGVKQEITAEQNLYQKIAYQAAYDDLTGLLNRREFNQKLEYSVQKAHKYHTESVLCYLDLDRFKIVNDTAGHLVGDRLLSELAQLLKGMIRKEDTLGRLGGDEFGLLLEGCSISEAELVCEQLIRAINNYRLQWKTVEFDVGVSVGMVGIGNNAADAPELLSRADLACYQAKNLGRGRVYIVENDDQQLDLQQTQMSHVANVSQAIKENRFYLVKQLIKPMTDHHEQRDHYELLLRLKDREGNLITPEEFIPVAERYGVITIVDRWVLEAALESYPQYFAAKNDLVSINLSGASINDERFTTFALDLIKQSEVPGDCLCFEITETAAIAQMNHAQKFMLTMKELGVKFALDDFGSGLSSFSYLKNLPIDYLKIDGSLVKAIPNEEYDRAIVTSINEVAHLMGIKTIAEFVETDQILEHIAQISIDYAQGYITGKPEAIAS; this is encoded by the coding sequence ATGCTAGGGCAGCTACATAAAAGTCGGTCAGAAAAAACGCCGATCGATCCCAGTTTAGATACTCAAATATTAAGTAAACTAATTCCCAATCCAATCTATACCGATAATTCGGTGCGCTTGGGCAAAGGTGTAGTGGGGGGCAAAATTTTTGATGGGGAATATCATGTCCGACAAGGGGTGGAGCTAGCTCATAAAATCTTGCAAGGAGCAAAGCCCGATGAAATCGGGCCTTTTTTTACCGTAAAAAATCGCTGGATCTTTGATTATCGGCAGTTACTCAAACGCAATATTAAACTCGAACTCTTACCACAAAATAGTGAACTGCTTTATGTTGAAACACCTGTTTACGTTAAGTATCGATCGCTGATTTTGTTAGCGGGTTTGACTTTGCTCGCTAGCTTTATAACCATCGTTTTGCTGATTAGAAGAGGTCGCAAGCGGGAATTAGCCAACCAAGTTCTGCAAGAGAATGAACAGAGATATAAAGATCTCGCAGAAGCAGGAGCTAACGTTTTTTGGGAGCTAGATAAGCATTTAAAATATTCTTATATCTCTGGTAGTACGGAAGATTTATGTGGTCTTGACCCCTCAGCCATGAAGGGTCATTATCCTCCCCAACTGCATCAAAGTAATGCTCGATTAGACGTTGATTGGGAAATGTTTGAGCGCATCACCAAAACCAGACAGCCATTTAAGGACTTTACCTTTAGCCTCCAGGATCGCAATCAAGGTATCCGCATCTTTAAAATTAATGGCAGTCCTTTATTTGACGCTAAACATAACTTTTTAGGCTATCGCGGAGTAAAACAAGAAATTACTGCCGAACAAAATCTCTATCAGAAAATTGCCTACCAAGCTGCTTATGATGATCTGACAGGGTTACTAAATCGCCGTGAATTTAATCAAAAATTAGAGTATTCAGTCCAAAAAGCGCATAAATATCATACTGAGTCGGTACTATGTTATTTAGATCTTGATCGCTTCAAAATTGTTAATGATACCGCAGGTCATTTAGTCGGCGATCGCCTGTTGTCGGAATTAGCCCAGCTTTTAAAAGGTATGATTCGTAAAGAAGACACCTTGGGTAGATTAGGGGGAGATGAGTTTGGTCTACTGCTAGAAGGATGCTCCATTAGTGAGGCAGAGTTGGTCTGCGAACAGCTAATTAGAGCTATTAATAACTATCGTCTGCAATGGAAAACCGTTGAGTTTGATGTGGGAGTAAGTGTGGGGATGGTGGGAATTGGTAACAATGCTGCTGATGCTCCAGAACTATTGAGTCGAGCTGATTTAGCCTGCTATCAAGCAAAAAATCTGGGTCGAGGGCGAGTTTACATCGTGGAAAATGACGATCAACAACTCGATCTCCAACAAACTCAAATGAGTCATGTGGCAAATGTCTCCCAAGCAATTAAGGAAAACCGTTTTTACTTGGTCAAACAGTTAATTAAGCCGATGACAGATCACCATGAACAGCGCGATCACTATGAATTATTGCTCCGTCTCAAAGATCGAGAGGGAAATTTGATTACCCCCGAAGAATTTATTCCCGTAGCCGAACGCTATGGCGTGATTACCATTGTCGATCGCTGGGTATTAGAAGCTGCTCTTGAGTCTTACCCGCAGTATTTTGCTGCTAAAAATGATTTGGTTTCGATCAACTTATCTGGAGCAAGTATTAATGACGAGCGATTCACCACCTTTGCCCTGGATCTGATTAAACAGTCAGAAGTTCCTGGAGACTGTCTGTGTTTTGAAATTACCGAAACCGCAGCGATTGCCCAGATGAACCACGCCCAAAAATTTATGCTGACTATGAAAGAATTAGGCGTGAAATTTGCTCTGGATGATTTTGGCAGTGGACTATCTTCCTTTTCCTATCTAAAGAATTTACCCATCGACTATCTCAAAATTGACGGTAGTTTAGTCAAGGCTATTCCCAATGAGGAATACGATCGCGCGATCGTTACTTCCATTAATGAAGTCGCACATTTAATGGGCATTAAAACCATTGCCGAGTTTGTCGAAACCGATCAAATTCTCGAACATATCGCTCAAATTAGCATCGACTATGCTCAGGGATATATTACAGGTAAACCAGAGGCGATCGCTTCATAG
- the thrS gene encoding threonine--tRNA ligase, translating into MPEAEPQQSIKLLRTSESESLQKIRHTASHIMAMAVQKLFPKAQVTIGPWTETGFYYDFDSPDPFTEKDLKQIRKEMIKIINRQLPVIREEVSREEARSRIEAQNEPYKLEILDSIQEPITIYHLGEQWWDLCAGPHLENTAEIDPKAIALESVAGAYWRGDETKAQLQRIYGTAWETPEQLAEYHRRKEEALKRDHRKLGKELGLFIFADAVGSGLPLWTPKGTILRSQLEDYLKQEQIKRGYSPVVTPHLGKVDLFKISGHWQNYKEDMFPMMAENEAAAVAEQGFVLKPMNCPFHIQIYQSELRSYRELPIRYAEFGTVYRYEQSGELGGLTRVRGFTVDDSHLFVTPKQLDDEFLKVVELILTVFKSLQLKNFKARLSFRDPESDKYIGSDDAWDKAQNAIRRAVKKMDMNHFEGIGEAAFYGPKLDFIFEDALGREWQLGTVQVDYNLPERFELEYVAEDGSRQRPIMIHRAPFGSLERLIGILIEEYAGDFPLWLAPVQVRLLPVRPDHYEYVQEVAAKMRAAGIRAEADTNGDRLGKMVRNAEKQKIPVMSVVGDQEVADHTLSIRTRASGELGAIAIEEVINKLTTAISEHSHF; encoded by the coding sequence ATGCCTGAAGCAGAACCACAACAATCGATCAAATTACTCCGCACCAGTGAGTCCGAGTCATTACAGAAAATCCGCCACACCGCGTCTCACATCATGGCAATGGCGGTACAAAAGTTGTTCCCCAAGGCACAAGTGACGATTGGCCCCTGGACGGAAACTGGTTTTTATTATGATTTTGATAGTCCCGATCCTTTTACTGAGAAGGATTTGAAGCAAATTCGCAAGGAGATGATCAAGATTATTAACCGTCAACTGCCTGTAATCCGTGAAGAGGTCAGTCGAGAAGAGGCTAGAAGTCGAATTGAAGCCCAAAATGAACCCTATAAGTTGGAAATTCTCGATAGCATTCAAGAACCAATTACGATCTATCATTTGGGCGAACAGTGGTGGGATTTGTGTGCAGGGCCTCATCTAGAAAATACGGCGGAGATTGACCCGAAAGCGATCGCACTGGAAAGTGTTGCGGGGGCATACTGGCGCGGAGACGAGACTAAAGCTCAACTACAGCGGATCTACGGTACTGCTTGGGAAACTCCCGAACAGCTAGCAGAGTATCACCGCCGTAAAGAAGAGGCCTTAAAGCGCGACCATCGTAAGTTAGGGAAAGAACTAGGACTATTTATCTTTGCCGATGCGGTGGGTTCTGGTTTGCCCCTCTGGACACCTAAAGGGACTATTTTGCGATCGCAGTTGGAAGATTATCTCAAGCAAGAACAAATCAAGCGGGGTTATTCTCCTGTTGTCACTCCTCATCTAGGTAAAGTCGATCTGTTTAAGATTTCGGGACACTGGCAAAACTACAAAGAAGACATGTTCCCGATGATGGCAGAGAATGAGGCAGCAGCAGTAGCAGAACAGGGTTTTGTCCTCAAGCCGATGAACTGTCCTTTTCATATTCAAATCTATCAAAGTGAACTGCGATCTTATCGAGAGTTGCCCATACGCTATGCTGAGTTTGGTACAGTATATCGTTACGAACAGTCTGGAGAACTGGGTGGCTTGACTAGAGTGAGGGGCTTCACTGTGGATGATTCTCATTTATTTGTTACCCCTAAACAACTAGATGATGAGTTTTTGAAGGTGGTGGAGCTTATTTTAACTGTCTTCAAGAGTTTGCAACTGAAGAATTTCAAAGCTCGTCTTAGCTTCCGCGATCCAGAGTCGGATAAATATATTGGCTCTGATGATGCTTGGGATAAAGCCCAGAATGCGATCCGTCGAGCAGTGAAAAAAATGGACATGAACCATTTTGAAGGAATTGGCGAAGCAGCGTTTTATGGCCCAAAACTAGACTTTATTTTTGAAGACGCTTTAGGTCGAGAATGGCAGCTAGGGACAGTTCAAGTCGATTACAATTTACCTGAACGTTTTGAGCTAGAATATGTTGCCGAAGATGGTTCTCGTCAGCGTCCAATTATGATTCATCGTGCGCCCTTTGGCTCTTTGGAGCGGCTAATCGGCATCTTAATTGAAGAATATGCGGGAGACTTCCCTCTGTGGTTAGCGCCTGTTCAGGTGCGTTTATTGCCCGTTAGACCCGATCATTATGAATATGTTCAAGAAGTGGCAGCCAAAATGCGGGCAGCAGGCATTCGTGCCGAAGCTGATACCAATGGCGATCGCTTGGGTAAAATGGTGCGTAATGCTGAAAAACAAAAAATTCCTGTAATGTCCGTAGTTGGCGATCAAGAAGTAGCGGATCATACTTTGAGTATTCGGACACGTGCTTCAGGAGAATTAGGGGCGATCGCGATCGAGGAAGTGATTAATAAGCTAACTACAGCGATCTCAGAACACAGTCACTTTTAA
- a CDS encoding DUF2605 domain-containing protein yields the protein MSTEQPTEKELLKTVLEPLLEDFQYWFGRSRTLLESEQMSFFTAQEQAELLARIVHSQQEVQTVKMLFQATEGLAGIDSKMLLPWHQLVAECWDVAQRWRENKQLPN from the coding sequence ATGTCTACCGAACAACCTACTGAAAAGGAGCTACTAAAAACGGTTTTAGAGCCGCTGCTAGAAGATTTTCAATATTGGTTTGGGCGATCGCGCACTTTGTTAGAGTCGGAACAGATGTCTTTCTTCACAGCTCAAGAGCAAGCGGAATTACTAGCCAGAATTGTTCACAGTCAGCAAGAAGTTCAGACAGTAAAAATGCTGTTCCAAGCAACTGAAGGATTAGCGGGTATAGACTCTAAGATGTTGCTTCCCTGGCATCAACTAGTGGCTGAGTGTTGGGATGTTGCCCAAAGATGGCGGGAAAACAAGCAGTTACCAAATTAG
- a CDS encoding DUF2973 domain-containing protein produces MLHLIYILAFTVIALLAVSNLIRSLVTLSVESQKFYPPQYNGSHQGTPSSKQIHPELLDEQGKIIEEPLLLMRSVSVDDARSRLNALYDASPNKTIDPEE; encoded by the coding sequence ATGTTGCATTTAATTTACATTTTAGCTTTCACGGTAATTGCTCTACTAGCAGTTAGCAATCTGATTCGTAGTTTGGTCACTTTAAGCGTAGAATCTCAGAAATTTTATCCTCCCCAGTACAATGGTTCTCATCAAGGAACGCCTTCATCCAAGCAAATTCATCCCGAATTGCTAGATGAGCAGGGCAAAATAATTGAAGAACCACTACTGTTAATGCGTTCTGTCTCTGTAGATGATGCGCGATCGCGTTTGAATGCCTTGTACGATGCCTCTCCTAATAAAACTATCGATCCTGAAGAATAA
- a CDS encoding nitrogenase has product MTTIIESAYSDRQMVAWFRGLYTIALADGHYTPEEQELIGQLTQDLVDINAVNRLESITPEELATTLGKEPDTAENFLRTAVLVAVADGIYSTSEYELLHQFSDALEIEVEALKSLENNLYRPEVAVESDSSAALTPSKQCKLNVDVLHPVKDWLEGMEVKDPRLAKFICKIIPPQCPFERDINLFGRKVAHIPPLCKLNPLYEQFTMLRFRSLSYLADECGEDVTKYVQ; this is encoded by the coding sequence ATGACTACTATTATAGAATCAGCCTACAGCGATCGCCAAATGGTAGCTTGGTTTAGAGGCTTGTACACCATAGCTTTAGCGGATGGACATTATACTCCCGAAGAACAAGAGTTGATTGGTCAATTAACTCAAGATTTAGTTGATATCAATGCGGTAAATCGTCTGGAAAGCATAACTCCTGAAGAATTAGCGACAACATTAGGTAAAGAACCCGATACAGCCGAAAACTTTCTCCGTACAGCAGTTTTAGTCGCGGTGGCTGACGGAATTTATTCGACATCTGAATACGAACTGCTACATCAATTTAGTGATGCCTTAGAGATTGAAGTAGAGGCGTTAAAATCTCTGGAAAATAATCTCTATCGACCAGAAGTTGCTGTAGAGAGTGATTCGTCTGCTGCTTTAACCCCATCCAAGCAATGTAAATTAAATGTCGATGTACTTCATCCTGTTAAAGATTGGCTCGAAGGAATGGAAGTGAAAGATCCCCGATTAGCTAAATTTATTTGTAAAATAATTCCGCCTCAATGTCCCTTTGAACGAGATATAAATTTATTTGGACGTAAAGTTGCTCATATTCCACCTCTTTGCAAACTTAATCCTCTGTACGAGCAGTTTACAATGTTACGTTTTCGCTCCCTGTCGTATCTAGCTGATGAATGTGGCGAAGATGTGACTAAATATGTTCAATAG